A segment of the Vibrio parahaemolyticus genome:
GTTGGCCATTGGTTTGTGTTTATTGGCTTTGGTTGGTATCACGCTAGGGACGCTGTATCAGAAAAAACATTGCCAACAAGTGGATATGGTTGGTGGTGCGACAGTGCAATATTTGGCCGCGCTCATCATGTTTCTGCCTGTTGCGATGCTGTTTGAAACCATGCAAGTGCAATGGGAACTGGAGTTCATTTTGACCGTGTTGTGGTTGGTCGTCGTGCTCTCTTGTGTGGCGATTCTATTGTTGCTGTACATGGTGAGAAATGGGGCGTCTTCGAGTGTGGCGTCTGTGTTTTACCTAGTGCCGCCAACGACGGCGATTCAAGCTTGGCTCGCGTTTGGAGAGTCGTTTGATTGGATGGGCATTTCTGGCTTTGTCCTAGCGGCTACGGCGGTGTATTTGGTGGTTAAAAAACCAGATCTGACGATAAAAAAGGCTATCAAAACGGAATATACCTAAATTAGGTAGGGACATTCACGTGCCAGTGAGTACAATTCTGCCTCATCTTAATCCGTGGAGCAGAGTGATGACGGCAAAGCCAGACCGAATGACCGCGATGCGTAATATCATCGACCAAGTAAAAGCTGAACTACCGATTTACGAACCGGAAACCTTTGTGTGTGGGCCGGAGGGGCAGTGCATCGGTTGTCCGAAGAAGTTACTGGAAATGGTGGATTCAGAGCTGAGCTATTGGGAATCGGCTATGGAGCGCGGCATTGTTCCGCAATTCGATGAAATTCGTCGTTTTGGCAAAA
Coding sequences within it:
- a CDS encoding DMT family transporter; amino-acid sequence: MLIRAIPFVFVILWASGFVGARFGLQYAEPATLLSIRMAFNVLLFLVLVAVLRRRLPTGKDFWHSCVVGALIHGFYLGGTYFAIALGMPAGLSSLLVGIQPILTAALLVAFVREEFKPSQWLGLALGFVGIAMVLMGKMEWQSEQHKVLAIGLCLLALVGITLGTLYQKKHCQQVDMVGGATVQYLAALIMFLPVAMLFETMQVQWELEFILTVLWLVVVLSCVAILLLLYMVRNGASSSVASVFYLVPPTTAIQAWLAFGESFDWMGISGFVLAATAVYLVVKKPDLTIKKAIKTEYT